From one Mytilus trossulus isolate FHL-02 chromosome 10, PNRI_Mtr1.1.1.hap1, whole genome shotgun sequence genomic stretch:
- the LOC134687614 gene encoding proteasomal ATPase-associated factor 1-like translates to MVSRSGRIILQADWNHVLKENGEKVWISFKTLNNPMIHGELCSDGVSSQGVPLVTGSESFNVQHVTKNTMTVKYKDGIGEYTRKFVAPQVEYSAIHNSRKSVTSLDVTPGGLGVSADSEGKLKVWETSNGIVRRDLQGHLGDVYTCKFFPSGVVILSGGADMQLKVWSAETGQCAANITGHKAAILDTVIIERGRNILSSSKDGTVKLWDVGQKSCLYTYEECGGNVNCCSIGIPNRNIDLGQSETITSEREVQTEGKLLLIGTEAGSIQGYGLQTRRKVFDLPCHGAVNCCCILSENAAVCGTQDGYITVLDLRNIRVPLKEWKETRSAILSFSTHNNGFFVSTGDGSCFFVNELCNTTTELTGADCDHIYKVVCDNTHVYTGCRDGQVRKYSCSQAGL, encoded by the exons ATGGTGTCCAGAAGTGGAAGAATAATCTTACAAGCTGACTGGAATCATGTTTTAAA agaAAATGGTGAAAAGGTTTGGATAAGCTTCAAAACATTGA aTAATCCTATGATACATGGAGAGCTATGTTCTGATGGTGTCTCTTCTCAAGGTGTTCCTCTAGTTACAGGATCAGAAAGTTTTAATGTTCAGCATGTTACCAAG AATACTATGACAGTGAAATACAAAGATGGAATTGGAGAATACACTAGAAAGTTTGTTGCACCCCAGGTAGAATATTCTGCAATCCATAACAGCAGAAAAAGT gtaacCTCCCTAGATGTAACACCAGGAGGACTAGGTGTATCAGCTGACAGTGAAGGGAAGCTTAAGGTGTGGGAGACCAGTAATGGTATTGTCAGG AGAGATTTACAAGGACATTTAGGAGATGTTTATACCTGTAAATTTTTCCCATCTGGTGTTGTGATTTTGTCCGGTGGAGCAGACATGCAACTGAAAGTGTGGTCAGCAGAAACTGGACAATGTGCTGCTAATATTACAGGTCATAAAGCAG CTATTCTAGATACAGTTATAATAGAGAGAGGCCGTAACATTTTATCCTCCAGTAAGGATGGAACAGTCAAATTATGGGACGTAGGACAGAAGTCATGTTTATATACCTATGAAGAATGTGGAGGCAATGTTAACTGTTGTTCTATAGGAATACCAAACAGAAATATTGATCTAGGTCAATCAGAAACCATTACTA GTGAAAGGGAAGTACAAACTGAAGGGAAGTTATTACTGATAGGAACAGAGGCTGGGTCAATACAAGGCTATGGTCTACAAACTAGGCGTAAG GTATTTGATCTACCTTGCCATGGAGCAGTAAATTGTTGTTGTATATTATCAGAGAATGCAGCTGTATGTGGAACACAGGATGGTTATATTACAGTTTTAGATCTTAGAAATATCAG agtGCCATTGAAAGAATGGAAAGAGACAAGATCTGCAATCCTCTCATTTAGTACACATAATAATGGTTTCTTTGTCAGTACAG GAGATGGGTCCTGTTTCTTTGTGAATGAACTATGCAATACAACAACAGAACTAACAGGTGCTGATTGTGATCATATTTACAAAGTAGTTTGTGACAATACGCATGTGTACACAGGATGTAGGGATGGACAAGTGAGGAAATACAGCTGTTCTCAGGCAGGACTTTGA